TCTTTTCCGTGCTATCGGTTATGTTACATTGGCCCTGCGCGCTGCGCTCGTGCCGCAGTCATTATATCTGCGCCCTTTGGTGACTGATCTGCAGGGCGTGGAGATCATCAAACGCAACTATCTGAAAGATTCGCTGGAGCGGCGGGAGGAATTCCGGAAGGGGTTCGATTTCCGGCGGCCGAAATTCGGGGAGGTGGTGAAGGTCATTCCTATGGGTATCGGCATCAATATTCATCAGTTATACAAAGCCGTCTCTTTCAAAAGCAATAAAAAAGCGGATGTATTCAAGGAAAGATTGATCAATGATGAGCAGGACCGGTATGTGGACCAGCATTTCACGCCGGAGCTGGTGGCCAGGCTTACGGGGCTGGACGGGGACAGCCTGCAGCATTTTATGCTGCGTAACAGGCCGGGTTATGCGTTTGTGAGCGGGTCATCGCAGTATGATCTGTTGGTGTTTATCCGGCAGGCGGTGGAAAGGTACCGGCATCCCTGATTTTTTACTGCTCAATATACACCGCAATCTTCGGGAAAGCGATATGGAACCAGTGTGTGAAGGTTTCGGGGGCGGTGAGCAGCAGGCGGCGGACCTCATCGGGAGAGGCAAACTTATAGTTCATCACCTCGCTGCTGTCTGGCTGCACGGGGCCATCATACTGACCGATCAGCACATGATCGAATTCGTGCTCGGTGAGGCCATTGTCGAATTCCGCGCGGTAGGTGAAGCTGAATATCTCTTCCAGATCGCAGTCGAATCCCATTTCTTCCATGAGGCGGCGGTGAGCCGCGGTGAGAACGTCCTCATCCGGGAGGGGGTGGCTGCAGCAGGTATTGGTCCACAGTCCGCCGGAGTGGTATTTGTCCAGCGCGCGCTGCTGGAGCAGCAGTTCACCTTTGGCGTTGGTGATGAACACGGAAAAGGCGCGGTGGAGCAGACCTTTCTGGTGGGCTTCCAGTTTTTCCATAGTTCCGACAGGTTCGTCCTGTTCATTGACCAGTATGACGGGCGGTAGTAACATAGCGATAAAAATAACAATTTACGGCAGAATACTGCGAAATAACAGCAGTGGGGACGGTGTACCGGGGGACATGACGCTTTTGTCGGTGATATGTGGTTGCCGTACGGCACACCAGGCACAACAAGGTCATCACCGGGCGGGTCATTCACCGAAGCATGAAAAAGATATTTTATCTGGAGGGAGAGTCGGGTTAGAAGAAAATCGGGTTAAAAGCGGGCCACCTGGGCCTTTAGCATTTTACGGGCGAAGTGGATACGGCTTTTGATGGTTCCGAGTGGTTCTTCCAGGATATCGGCTATTTCGAAGTACTTGAATCCGTCGAGATACAGTACAAAAGGTTTTTTAAATATAACGGGCAATTTGTGCACGGAAGTCTGAATGTCTTTGATCCTCAATACGCTTTCCGCCTGATTTCCGATGATAACCTGCTGGGAATTGAGGAGGAAATCGTTGGAGGTGTTATCGAAGCAGAGGTGTTGTTTGGCTTTTCGCCGGTAGTTGTTAATGAAGATGTTGCGCATGATGGTGTAGAGCCAGGCGCGGATATTGGTTCCGGCGAGATACTTCTCCTGGTTGGAGAGGGCTCTGAACATGGTTTCCTGGTAAAGATCTTTTGCCGATTCGGCGTCTTTGGTCAACGTAATGGCGAAAGGTCTTAGAAAGTCAGCATTGCTGAGCAATAGGGTGTTAAATTCAGCGGATGACATATTGTTTAATTTTTGTTATTTCAATTTAAACAAAAAAAAGCGTTACTCCAAACAATTTCCGCGTTATTTTTCCGTTTGCGGGCACAGGATACGGATGATTAATAATTTAATAATCAATGATTAGTGTTTTGAATGGAGTATTTTTTGATAATTTGCTCAGGACGGTCAACAGGGGTATTTTATGTTTAACTATTCATTCATATTATTTAAAACAAATGTGATTTATGGTGTATATAGCAAAGCCGTGGGAGAACGGCATAATTATTTACGGAGAAAGTGCCGGGGTGGATTGGGGGTTTTGAAAAAATTCTCTCCGTTTTTTGATAAATTTGCCGGTTCAGCAGACGGACAAAGCATTTCAGCTTACCCGGATGGCGTTAACAAATAATCCCGTCACCTGATCTCAGTAACCAAATCCCGATAATGAAACCGAATCACAACATTGCAATCATTGGCCTGGGCTACGTAGGTCTGCCCCTGGCCATTGAGTTCGCTAAAAAATTCCCTACCCTTGGCTTTGACATCAACACCCACCGCATTGCCGAACTATCCGGCGGAGAAGATCATACGATGGAAGCAGACACCGAAGCGCTGCTATCCGTCATGCAGCCGGCACCGGATAAAGGACTGAAATTTTCCGCCAACCCGGAGGATCTCCGGCAGTGCAATATCTACATCGTTACCGTTCCCACGCCGATAGACCAGTTCAAAGCCCCGGACCTGAAGCCGCTCCTGAAAGCCACGGAGATGCTGGGTAGTGTGCTCAAAACCGGTGATATCGTTATTTATGAATCCACCGTATATCCCGGCTGTACGGAAGAAGATTGTGTTCCGGTGCTGGAAAAGGCATCCGGACTGCAATTCAACAAAGATTTCTTTTGCGGTTATTCCCCGGAAAGGATCAACCCGGGCGACAAGGTCAATACCCTCACCAAAATAAAGAAAGTGACCTCCGGCTCCACCCCCGGGATCGCGGACCAGGTGGATGCCCTGTACGGCAGCATCATCACCGCGGGCACCCATAAGGCGCCGAGCATCAAAGTAGCGGAGGCATCCAAGGCCATCGAGAACGCGCAGCGGGATGTCAATATCAGTTTTGTGAATGAGCTGGCATTGATATTTGACCGGATCGGTATCGATACCACGGATGTGATCGAGGCGGCGGGGACCAAATGGAATTTTCTCAAATATAAACCCGGACTGGTAGGCGGTCATTGCATCGGCGTTGACCCTTATTACCTGGCCCATAAAGCCGAATCCCTGGGTTACCACCCCCAGGTGATCCTATCCGGCAGGCGGGTGAACGACAATATGGGCATGTTTGTTGCCAATAAGGTGGTGAAGCTCATGATAAAAAAGGGGCATAAGATCGATGGCTCCAAAGCGCTGATCCTGGGGGTGACGTTCAAGGAGAATTGTCCGGATGTACGGAATTCAAGGGTGGTGGATATTTATAAAGAGCTGGTGCAGTTCGGTGTTTGTGTAGATGTGTACGACCCGCACGCCTCCCGGGAGATCGTGGAAAAGGAATACGGCATCGGGCTGTGCGATCCGCCGGAAACCGGCTATGATGCCGTGATACTGGCGGTTTCCCATAAGGAGTTCCTGGAAATGGACTTTTCGAAGATCACGAACGGGAAAAATGCGGTAATATTCGATACAAAATCATTTTTAGACCGGGAAATGGTGGACGGAAGGCTGTAAAATGCCCACTGATTTTCAATTGGCTAACATTTATATGTTATTTTTAATAAATTTGCCGATCCTTTTTCGTGAACCCCGGATATGGCAGGGGATTTGCGAATAACGGCCAACATTCAATTAATCCGAGAAAAGCTTTATATCTGAATACTGCATGAAGAAATTAATATTGGTCCAAATTTTCTTGCTGGCAGGTTTGTGTGCGTTTGCCCAGATACCCTCTCCGACCCAGATACAGCAAATGAAGGTGGAAAATCTGTCGGATGAGCAGGTACGCCAGATGGTGGCGGAGATGAAGCGGAACAAGATATCGTTTGATCAGATAGACAGTTATGCCCAACAGAAAAGCATTCCCCAATCGGAAGTCATCAAGCTGAAAGACCGGATCAAAATGCTTAACCTGGATAAAGAACTGACCGGAAATGGCCAGCCGCAGGTCGTGGAACAGGAACAGGCCGACCGTTCCGTGAGTGACGGCACCACCATATCCGCCCGGGATATAGAACCGATGACCGAAGCGGAAAGAAAAAGGGCGAAAATATTCGGGGCAGAGCTTTTCAGCAATAAAAATCTCACTTTCGAGCCTAACCTCCGCATGGCCACCCCGCCCAACTATCAGCTGGCGCCGGGTGACGAAGTAGTGATAGATGTATATGGATACTCCGAAGTACAGCATAAATTGAAGGTTTCCCCCGAAGGACATGTGCGCATCCCCTATCTCGGTCCGGTGTACGTTAACGGGCTGACAATGGATGCGGCCACCACCCGCATCACCCAGCAGCTTACCTCCATCTATGGCGGCATCAAATCCGGTAACACTTTCGTGCAAGTGTCCCTGGGCAATATCCGGAGCATCCGGGTATTACTGATCGGGGAAGTAGTGCGGCCGGGTTCTTATACTGTGCCCTCCCTGGCTACAGTGGCCAATGCATTATACGTATCAGGTGGGCCTGATGAAAACGGCTCCTTCCGCGATATCCAGGTGATCCGCAACGGGCAGCCGGTCGCGCATTTTGACCTGTATGATTTCCTGCGGGACGGTGATCTGACCAATAACATTGTACTGCAGGACCAGGACATCGTAAAGGTGAATCCCTACAAAACACGGGTGGAACTGACCGGGGAAGTTAAACGTCCCGCTATATTCGAGGTCAAAGACGGCGAAACGCTGCAGGATGTGATCAATGTTGCCGGCGGGTACACGGATATTTCTTTTAAAGATGTGATCAGGGCTTACCGTATCAATAATAAGGAACGGGAGGTGGTGAATATTTCGGCGGATGAAGTGGCGGCATTCCAGCCACGCTCCGGCGATAAATATTTCGTGGACGCGGTACTGAACCGCTTCTCCAACCGCGTGATGATCTCGGGGGCAGTGTTCCATCCCGGAGAATATGCGCTGGAAAGCAATATGACCGTAGCCGACCTGATCAAAAAAGCCGATGGGGTGAAGGAAGAGGCCTCCCTGGGCCGCGCGATCATCTTCCGGCTGAATGAGGACTACACCCCTGCCGGGACCAGTTTTAGCCTGGATGATGTACTGTCCGGCAAACAAACCGTGGCCCTCAACCGGGAAGACAGTGTGGTGATCTATTCCAAGCTGGAGCTGCGGGAAGATTACCAGGTGAAGATCAGTGGACAGGTGAATTCCCCGGGGTATTTTACGTATGCGGATTCCCTGCATGTGGAAGACCTGATCCTGATGGCCGGGGGCCTTCGCGATGCGGCCTCCCTGAAAAGAGTGGAGGTAGCGAGGCGTATCCGCGGGAAAGCCTATAATCCGACTGATTCTGCTGTAGCTATCGTGGCGCAATTTGATATTGCGGCTGATTTGAGTCCCTTAGCCGGGTTTGCCTTGCAGCCGTTTGATGAGGTGGTGATACGGAAATCCCCTACTTATGTGGAGCAGGCGACTGTTTCTATTGACGGGGAGGTGGTGTATCCGGGGGCTTATACCATCAATTCCAAAAGAGAGCGGATATCTGACCTGATGAAAAGAGCGGGGGGATTGAGGCCAGAGGCATATTCCGAGGGGGCCGTGCTTTTGCGGAGGACATTTGCGAATTCTTCGGATAGTGCGCTGCTGGAGAGTAAATTGCAGGTGTATTATAATAAGTTGCAGGATAGTGCGGATATTTATAAAGTCCAGAACACGATTTCGCGTAAAGATCAGCTGCTTGGCATTAACCTGGAGGAGATCGTTAAACATCCAGGGTCGAAGTTTGATCTGTACCTGGAGGAAGGAGATGTGATCAGGATTCCCAAGAAATTACAGACGGTACAGTTATTTGGGGAGATCTATTTTCCGAAGAAGGTGCGGTTTGACAGGAGGATTGATTTTAGGGATTATATTCGTGGGGCTGGGGGTTTTACGAATGGGGCGTTGAAGAGGAGGAGTTATGTGGTGTATGCGAATGGGGAGGTGAAGAGTACGCGGAAGGTTTTGTTTTTTAATAGTTATCCTAAGGTGAAGCCGGGGGCGGAGATTTATGTACCGAAGAAAAGCGAGCGCAAAGGACTGTCCGGACAGGAGATTGTGGGTCTGTCCACTGGTATTGCTTCCATAGCCTTGATTATTTTTACGATTCTGGACAGGACTAACTAACCGCCTTTTAAGGTGAAAAATTATATAGCATCCCATGGAGTCAACAA
This genomic stretch from Chitinophaga sp. XS-30 harbors:
- the idi gene encoding isopentenyl-diphosphate Delta-isomerase yields the protein MLLPPVILVNEQDEPVGTMEKLEAHQKGLLHRAFSVFITNAKGELLLQQRALDKYHSGGLWTNTCCSHPLPDEDVLTAAHRRLMEEMGFDCDLEEIFSFTYRAEFDNGLTEHEFDHVLIGQYDGPVQPDSSEVMNYKFASPDEVRRLLLTAPETFTHWFHIAFPKIAVYIEQ
- a CDS encoding RNA polymerase sigma factor, translated to MSSAEFNTLLLSNADFLRPFAITLTKDAESAKDLYQETMFRALSNQEKYLAGTNIRAWLYTIMRNIFINNYRRKAKQHLCFDNTSNDFLLNSQQVIIGNQAESVLRIKDIQTSVHKLPVIFKKPFVLYLDGFKYFEIADILEEPLGTIKSRIHFARKMLKAQVARF
- a CDS encoding nucleotide sugar dehydrogenase; protein product: MKPNHNIAIIGLGYVGLPLAIEFAKKFPTLGFDINTHRIAELSGGEDHTMEADTEALLSVMQPAPDKGLKFSANPEDLRQCNIYIVTVPTPIDQFKAPDLKPLLKATEMLGSVLKTGDIVIYESTVYPGCTEEDCVPVLEKASGLQFNKDFFCGYSPERINPGDKVNTLTKIKKVTSGSTPGIADQVDALYGSIITAGTHKAPSIKVAEASKAIENAQRDVNISFVNELALIFDRIGIDTTDVIEAAGTKWNFLKYKPGLVGGHCIGVDPYYLAHKAESLGYHPQVILSGRRVNDNMGMFVANKVVKLMIKKGHKIDGSKALILGVTFKENCPDVRNSRVVDIYKELVQFGVCVDVYDPHASREIVEKEYGIGLCDPPETGYDAVILAVSHKEFLEMDFSKITNGKNAVIFDTKSFLDREMVDGRL
- a CDS encoding SLBB domain-containing protein gives rise to the protein MENLSDEQVRQMVAEMKRNKISFDQIDSYAQQKSIPQSEVIKLKDRIKMLNLDKELTGNGQPQVVEQEQADRSVSDGTTISARDIEPMTEAERKRAKIFGAELFSNKNLTFEPNLRMATPPNYQLAPGDEVVIDVYGYSEVQHKLKVSPEGHVRIPYLGPVYVNGLTMDAATTRITQQLTSIYGGIKSGNTFVQVSLGNIRSIRVLLIGEVVRPGSYTVPSLATVANALYVSGGPDENGSFRDIQVIRNGQPVAHFDLYDFLRDGDLTNNIVLQDQDIVKVNPYKTRVELTGEVKRPAIFEVKDGETLQDVINVAGGYTDISFKDVIRAYRINNKEREVVNISADEVAAFQPRSGDKYFVDAVLNRFSNRVMISGAVFHPGEYALESNMTVADLIKKADGVKEEASLGRAIIFRLNEDYTPAGTSFSLDDVLSGKQTVALNREDSVVIYSKLELREDYQVKISGQVNSPGYFTYADSLHVEDLILMAGGLRDAASLKRVEVARRIRGKAYNPTDSAVAIVAQFDIAADLSPLAGFALQPFDEVVIRKSPTYVEQATVSIDGEVVYPGAYTINSKRERISDLMKRAGGLRPEAYSEGAVLLRRTFANSSDSALLESKLQVYYNKLQDSADIYKVQNTISRKDQLLGINLEEIVKHPGSKFDLYLEEGDVIRIPKKLQTVQLFGEIYFPKKVRFDRRIDFRDYIRGAGGFTNGALKRRSYVVYANGEVKSTRKVLFFNSYPKVKPGAEIYVPKKSERKGLSGQEIVGLSTGIASIALIIFTILDRTN